CGCCTGGGAGCTGCGGGCCGGCGGCCGGTTCGAGGCGCCGCCGCGCATCGAGGGCGACGCGGTCTACGCCGGCTCGAGCGACGGCTTCCTCTACGCGGTCGACCTCGGCTCGGGACAGCTCCGCTGGAAGTACGACGCGCAGGAGGAGGTGGGGACGACGCCGGCGGTCGCGGCCGGGCTCGTCGTCGCCATGACCCTGCAGGACACGCTCGTCGCGGTGGACGCGAAGACCGGCGCCTGGCGCTGGCATCACCGCCGGGAGCAGCGCGAGGGCTTCACCATCCACGGCGCCGCCGCGCCGGTGGTGGCGGGCCCGGTCGTGTACGGCGCCTGGTCCGACGGCCACGTCGCCGCGCTCGACCTCCTCACCGGGACGGTGCAGTGGGAGCGCCTCGTCGCGCCGAAGGGCGACTTCACCGACGTGGACGCGCTGCGGGTGCAGGGCGGCCGGCTCTTCGCCGCCGCCTACTCGGGCGCGGTCTACGCCCTCGACGCCAAGACCGGCCAGCAGGCGTGGGAGGTGAAGACGCCCGCCCCGAGCCGGCTGGCGCTCGGCGCGGGGCTGCTCGTCGCGGTCACGAACACCCAGGTGCTGGGCATCGCGCCGGCGGACGGCGCGGTCCGCTGGACGCTGCCGCTCGACGGCGCCCCGGCGGGCGAGCCGGTGGTGCTGAACGGGCGCGCCGCGGTGCCGAACGGCGGCGGGCTGCTCTGGATCGACACGCGGCAGGGGCGCGTGCTGCGCGTGTTCGACCCGGGGACGGGCGTCTCGGCCTCGCCGGGGTGGGTGGGCTCGCGCCTGTACGTGCTCTCCAACGGCGGCGATCTCCTGGCGCTGGACCTGTCGTGAGCCTGCGGCGCGTGCGGGTGGTGGCGGCGGTCATCCGCCGCGGCCGCGAGCTCCTCGTCTCGCGCAGGCTCGAGGGCGCGGAGCGCGGGGGCCTGTGGGAGTTCCCGGGCGGCAAGGTGGAGCCGGGCGAGTCGGAGCCGGACGCGCTCCGGCGGGAGATCGCGGAGGAGCTCGGCTGCGAGCTCGAGGTCGGCGAGCTCGTGCTGCGCCACCACCACCGCTACCCCGATCTCGAGGTGGAGCTCGCCTTCTATGCCTGCGCGCTCCCGGCCGGCGTCGAGCCGCGCCCGCTGGGGGTAGCCGCGATCGAGTGGGCCGAGGAGGGCACCCTCGCGACCCGCCCGTTCTGCGAGGCGGACGTGCCCGTCCTGCCGCTCCTGGAGCGGGCATGAGCCGCCGGACGCTCCGCGGGGCCGGCGCGGCGCTCCTCCTCGGGGCCTGCCTCAGCCCGCTGCGCGTGCCCTCGCCGCCGGGCGATCCGGCCGAGCGCCGCCGGGCCGAGGTCGACGCCTGCCGGCGCGGCGCGCTGCCGGCCTGGCTCGACGACGCGGCGCTCTCCGCCGCCGCCCAGGTCGACCGGGGCGAGGCGCAGGCGGGCGCGCTCAACGACAGCTTCCTCGGCGACAGCGCCGCGGTCATGGCGCGGCCGCCGCCCGCCTCCTTCGCCGGCGCCGGCTCGCGCGCCGCCGCCGTCCTGGAAGGCCGGCGCGCGTTCGAGGAGCAGTGCCTGGCGCTGCGGTCGGCCGGGCGCGAGCTCGTGCCGCGGCGCTGACGAGCGGCCGCGCCGCCCGGCTAGCGCCGCGAGCCGCGCTTCTTCCGCGGCGGAGGGGCGGGCCGCTCGCCGCTCGTCTTGAGCTGGAGCGCCAGCGGCGCGAAGGCGTGGCCGTCCGCACCGTGCAGCTCGCGCGTCACCGCGCCGTCGAGGTGGAGCGTGTAGCGCGAGCCCGGCCGCAGCGGCTCGTCCGGCGCGAGCCGATACCGGCTCGTGCCCTCGCCGAGCTCGGTGGTGCCGGTCGACGCCACCATCGCGTCCACCTCGTCGCGCAGCGAGAGCCGGCCGTCCGCGAGGTGCACCGCCACCTCGAGCTCGAAGGTCGCGCCCGGGTCGAGGAGCGTTGCGCCCTCCCGCGCGAGCGGCGTCACCTGGCTCCCCACGTGCGCCAGCGCGGCCGTGACCGGCAGCGCGGCCGGGGCGGCCGGAGCCGCAGGTGCGGGTGCGGGTGCGGGTGCGGAGTCGGCCGGGCTCCCGGCGTCGGCCGCGAACTCGGCCGACTCCCCCGGAGGTGGAGGCGCCGCGCCGCCGCCGTCCGCGCCCTCGGCGGCGGGCGGCGAGGCGTCGGGCAGCGGGGGAGGAGTCGCCGGACGGGTACAGGCGAGGGCGAGCGCGACCCCCGCCGCGAAGGCGGCGTTCTTGTTCACGGAATGCAAGCTAGCACGGCCGCGCCTCCAGCTCGTCCGGCACCGGGGCCCAGCTCGTCCGGCACCGGGGCGCAGCTCGCCCCGCACCGCGGTCGGCCTGCGGCAGATCGACGCGCCAGCGAGCGCTTTGTTGTACCCAAAGTGTATGACCCCCTAACATGGCTACCGCCGGGTCAGGCCCGACCGGGATCAACGTCCTTTACACAGGAGCTTTCCACGTGAACCAGAACGACCGCCGTGAAATCCAGAAGCCGGCCGTCACCCGGCGCGATTTCTTCAAGACCGCCGCGGTGAGCGCCGGAGCGATGGCGGTGGCTGGCCTCGCGGTCAAGGTCGAGGCCGCCGAGGCCGCCGGGCCGGCCGCGGCCCCCGCCGCCGCCGCGGGCGCGCCCGCCGCCGCGGCGCCCGGCGGCAAGACGCTGCCGGAGGTCATGAAGGCCGCCCGCGAGAAGCTCTACCCGAAGTGCCGCGTCTGCCCGGAGTGCGACGGCCAGGCCTGCTCGGGCGAGGTCCCGGGCATGGGGGGCATCGGGACCGGCAAGGCCTTCCGGAACAACCTCGAGGCGCTGGCGTCGTACGGCCTCGCCATGAAGACCTTCCACGACGTCAAGAAGCCCGACACCTCGATCACGCTCTTCGGCGAGAAGCTGTCGATGCCCATCCTCTCCGCCATCACGGGCGGCGTGACCTACAACATGGGCCTCAAGGGCAAGGTCACCGAGGAGGAGTACATGGAGGGCGTCATCGGCGGCTGCATCGCCGCCGGCACCCTCGGGTTCGCGGCCGACGGCATCGAGGACCCGGTCACGACCTACGCCACCCGGCTCGCGGTCATCAAGAAGTTCGGCGGCAAGGGCCTCGCCCAGGTGAAGCCGCGCGCGCAGGTGGACATCATCGAGCGCATGCACATGGTGGAGGCCTCCGGGGCGAAGGCGATCTTCATCGACATCGACTCGGCCGGCCGGGCCGCTCGCTGCAAGCCGCCGCAGATCGTCGAGCCGAAGACCCCGGCGCAGCTGCGCGAGCTCGTCAAGGCGACGAAGCTCCCGTTCGTCATCAAGGGCGTCATGACCCCGGAGGAGGCGCAGCTCGCCGTCGACGTCGGCGCGGCCGGCATCGTGGTGTCGAACCACGGCGGGCGCGTGCTCGACCACACCCCCGGCACGGCCAAGGTGCTGCCGGCCATCGCCAAGGCGGTGAAGGGGCGCACGCTCGTCTTCGCCGACGGCGGCGTCCGCTACGGCTCCGACGTGCTGAAGCTGCTCGCGCTGGGCGCGAACGCGGTGCTGGTGGGCCGGCCGGTGCTGCGCGGCTCGGTCGGCGGCGGCGCCGAGGGCGTGAAGCTGGTGCTCGAGAAGATGCGCTCCGAGCTCGTGGACGCCATGGTGCTGACCGGCACGGCGAGCGTGAAGAAGGTCAGCCGCAGCATCCTGGCGTGAGGGAGCCCTCGCCCATGAAGAAGCTCATGCTGGGCCTGGCCGCGCTGGCGGCCGCGCTGGCGGGCCCCGCCGGCGCCACGCCGGATGGCAAGGCGCTCCTGTACGGCGGGGCGGGCCAGGGGAAGGTCATCTTCGACGGGCGGCTGCACGCGTCGAGGGGGTACGCGTGCAAGAGCTGCCACGCCGACCTGTTCCCGGCCCGGAAGCAGGCGCTCATCTCGATGGATGATCACGGCAACGGCACGAAGTGCTTCGCCTGCCATGACGGCCGGACCGCCTCCTTCGACTGCCAGTCGTGCCACCGCGATCCGGCCGCGGCGGCGAAGCAGCCGCCGGTCCGCATCCACGGCGCCGCCAGCGTCTTCGACAGCGTGGTGAGCCCGTACCGCTCGGCCGTCGAGAAGGCGACCGGGATCAGCCTGGCGGTCGACAAGAACAACGCCGGGAAAGGGATGAAGGAGCTGGCCGAGGGCAAGTGCGACCTCGCCATGGTGTCCGCCTCGCTGGAGGCGAGCCTCGCGGCCGCCAGGTCCGCCGGGCTGCAGCAGGCGCCCGCCGACCTGCGCATGCACCTCATCGCCACCTCCGAGGTGGTGTTCGTGGTGCACCCGTCCAACCCGGTGAAGACCCTGAGCTGGGAGCAGCTGAAGGACATCCACACCGGCAAGGTCGCGAGCTGGAAGGAGCTCGGCGGCAAGGATCAGCCCATCGCCGTCTACACCGACGCCGCGGCCAGCGCGACGCGCGGGCTGGTGAAGCAGGTGGTGATGGGGAACGCCGACTACGCCCCGGCGGCCAGGGCGGTCGGGTTCGTGAAGGAGGTCAACGACCGCGTGGCCCAGGACGAGGCCGGCGTCGGCGCGCTCGGGCTCGAGTTCGCGGACCCGAAGCAGGTCGCGATCGTGCAGACGAAGAAGGTGGAGCGGCCGCTCGCCTTCGTGACGATCGGCGCTCCGAGCGAGCAGGTGCAGCGGGTCATCGACGCCTTCCGCGCCGAGGCGAAGGCCCGGGCCAAATAGCCGTCGGGCTGGGCCGGGCGCGATTCCCGATCGCGCCCGGCCCAGCGCCGCCTCGAGCGCCGGGCGCGGTAGGGAATCCACCTACCCCTCGAGCTGAATACGGGCCGGCCCGGCGCGTCTGCCGGGCATGACCGCCACGACCCCGAGAGCGCTCCTCCTCCACGGCGACCGCCGTACCCGCCAGCTGCTGCGCCGCGGCCTCGCCTGCCACGGCTTCGAGGTCCTGACGGCCGCCGACGGCGAGCGCGGCCTGACCGTGCTCCTCGACGAGCTCCTCGACCTCGACGTGCTGGTGCTCGACGCCGACCTGCCGCGCCGCGACGGGTGGTCGCTCCTGCGCCTCATCCGCTCGGCGGGCGGGGAGCGCGACCTGCGGGTGGTGGTGGTCGGGCGCGGCCTCGACCCGGCGCGCTGCGCCCAGCTGCGCTGGCTGGGCGCGGACGCCGCGCTCGACCTGGCGCAGGGCGCCGAGCGGATCGCCGACGCCGCGGAGGGCACGGCGGTCCCGAGCTGGCCGGCGCTCGCCTGCGCCTGAGGCGGGGCGCGGCTACCGGCGCCGGGGGCTCCAGGAGCCGATGCGCCGCGGCTTCGCGCCCTCGCCGCTGCCGGCCGCCGCCGAGTGGTGGGCGCTGGCGCCGGGGCGGGCGCCCTGCCCGCGGCCGCCGCTGCTCCGCCGCGCCGCCTGGGCCTGGCGCCCGGCGCGCGGCGCGCCGGAGGGGAGGGGACCCTCCCGCGCGGTCCGGGCGAGCTCGGCCTGGAAGGTGGCCTCCTCGCGCGGCACCTCCGCGCGCGGGATGGGCGCGCGGGTGAGCCGCTCGATGGCGCGCAGCAGGTCCTGCTCCTCGGGGGAGGTGAAGCTCGAGGCGCGGCCGCTCGCCTGGTTCCGCGCGGTCCGGCCGATGCGGTGGACGTAGTCCTCCGGCACGTGCGGCAGGTCGAAGTTCACGACGTGCCCGATCTCCGCGACGTCGATGCCACGGGCGGCGATGTCGGTCGCGACGAGGACGCGGTAGGTGCCGTCCTTGAAGCCGTCGAGCGCCGAGCGGCGCTGCGCCTGCGAGCGATCGGCGTGGATGCGCGCCACCTTGTGGCCGGCGCGGTCGAGCCCCTTCGCGACGCGGTCGGCGCGCCGCTTGGTGCGGGTGAAGACGAGCGTGGAGACGTCGTCGCGCTCCAGCAGCGCCAGGAGCAGCGCCAGCTTCTCCGTCTGCGGGGCGAGGAACACCTGCTGCTCGGCGCGCGCCGCGGTGGTGCCGCTGCGGGCCACCTCGACCCGCACGGGCTCGCGGAGGTGCGCCCGCGCGAAGTCGGCCACCTCGCCGGCCATGGTCGCCGAGAAGAGCAGCGTCTGCCGCTTCTTCGGGAGCCTCGCCAGGATGCGATCGAGCTGCGGCTTGAACCCCATGTCGAGCATGCGGTCGGCCTCGTCGAGGACCAGCACCTCGATGCCGTCGAGCCGCGCGTGGCCCTGCTGCAGGTGGTCCACCAGCCGGCCCGGGGTGGCGATGACGACGCTCCGGCCCTCCTGGAGCGCCGCCTTCTGCCCGCCGAGGCCCACGCCGCCGATGACGACCGTGCCGCCGACGCGGCGGTTGCGCCCGAAGCGCTCCAGCTCCTCGCCGATCTGGAGCGCCAGCTCGCGGGTCGGCGCGAGCACCAGGGCGCGGGTCCCGGGCTTTCCCGCCAGCCGCTCGATGATGGGCAGGAGGAAGGCCGCGGTCTTGCCGGTGCCGGTGGCGGCGGTGCCGATGACGTCGCGGCCCTCCAGCGCCGGCGGGATGGCGCCCGCCTGGATGGGCGTCGGGTGCTCGAAGCCGGCGCGGTCGAGGGCCTGGAGGGACTGCGGGGAGAGCTTCAGTGCTGCGAACGACGTGGGATTCAACTCGAGGGACTCCTGCGGCGCCGGGCGCGCGGCGAGCCGGCGCGGGGGCGATGCTGTGGGGGCGGGGGCCGTCTCCCGCCAGCGGGGGCGCGTTCGCGCCGGAGGCCGGGGGGAGCTGTAGCCTGCGCCGCCGCTGCCGGCGCGGGCCTGCGCGTCCCGGAGCGGGACGGCCGCGCAGGTATAGCGGCTCGCGCCGAGCGATGCAAGGCGCGCGCCGGGCGCCCGCCCGCCCGCGCCATCGCGCGAGCGCCGATCAGGCCTCGCCGGCGGGACCCGCCGGCGCGCCGGCCTGCCGCGCGCCCGGCGGCGCGGGCGGCGGGAGCGCGGCGATCTCCTCGTCGAGCTTCCGGATGAGCTCGCGCGAGTAGGGGCCGAGGTGCAGGTAGAGGGCGGCGAAGGAGAGGACGATCTTGAGCGCGGCCGGGTTGTGGGTGAGGGCGTCGGCGACCGTCCGCCACCACTCGCCGCGGACCGCCCGGTCGCGCACCCCCTGCAGCCAGAGCATCCCGAAGAAGCCGCGCAGGTCCCGCAGCACGTTGCGCACGGAGGGGCGCACCGACTGGGCCGACCGGTCGAGCTCGCGTCCGACGCGCCGCGCGCGGGCGAAGAACGCCGCCGGCGCGTAGACGCGCGCGAGGACCTCGCGGTAGTCCCGCAGCACCTCGCGGCGCGGGCGCAGCGTGGTGAAGTTGAGGCCCGAGGTGCACTGATCGGCGTCCTCGGCCTCGTAGACCACCTCCGCGCCGAGCCGGCCCTCCGCCGCCAGCCGCCGGGCGAGCTGGGTGCCGCGGAGCGCGAAGAGCAGGCCCACCATGCAGACGGGGATGCCGGCCGCCTCGATGCAGCCGACCATGGCGTCCGCCACGCCCGCGCCCTCCGCGTCGAAGCCGACGATGAACCCGGCGTTCACGAACAGCCCGGCGCCGTGGATGGCGCGCACGCTGGCGGCGATGTCGCGGCGGAGGTTCTGGCGCTTGTTCGAGGCGAGCAGCGCCGCCGGGTCGGGGGTCTCGATCCCGACGAAGACCGCGAAGAAGTTGGCGTCGCGCAGGAGCGCGAGCAGCTCCGGGTCGCTGCCGAGGTCGAGGCTCGCCTCGGTGGTGAACTCGAAGGGGCGCCGCCGCGCGCGGGTCCAGGCGGCGAGCTCCTTCAGGAACGGCTTCACCGCCTTGCGCTGCCCGATGAGGTTGTCGTCCACGAAGTCGACGTGGCCGCGGTAGCCGAGCGCGCGCAGCGCGTCGAGCTCGCGGAGGAGCTGGGCGGTGCCCTTGGTGCGCGGCGCGCGCCCGTTCAGCTCGATGACGTTGCAGAACTCGCAGCCGAAGGGGCAGCCGCGCGAGAACTGGACGCCGACGTGCAGGTAGTGCTCGAGCTTGAGCAGGTCGAAGCGCGGGACCGGCGAGCGCGCGAGGTCGGGGAAGCGCGTGGCGGTGAACGTCCCCGAGGTCGCGCCCGCGCGCCAGGCGGCGACGAAGTCGGCCAGGATCTCCTCGGCCTCGCCGAGCACGCGGAAGTCCGCCGCGCCGTAGGCGTCGGGGACGCAGGTCGGGTCGGGGCCGCCCACCACCACCGGCTTCCCGTGCGCGTGCGCGCGCTCGACGAGCGCGAGCACGTCCTTCCGCTGGGGCAGCATGCCGCCCGTCAGGACCACGTCCGCCCAGCGCAGGTCCTCGTCGCGGAGCTCCTCGACGTTGCGGTCGACGAGGCGGAGCTCCCACTCGGCCGGCAGCAGCGCGGCCACGGTGATGATCCCGAGCGGCGCGGCCGAGTACCGCGCGCCGAGGAGCTCGCAGGTGCGCCGGTAGTTCCAGAAGGAGGTCCCGGCGAAGCGGGGAGAGACGAGGAGGGCCCTGCACCCCGGTGGCCGGATCATGACCGAAGGTACCGCTACGGCGCCGAGAGCGCGAGGCCCCCGTGCTCACGGCGGCGCGGGCAGGGCGACGCACGTACCGGTCAGGGACGAACTCCTCAGACCCAGCCGAGGGCGCCGGCCAGCGCGCCGAGGGCCATGAGCCACAGGATGTGGAGGCGGGTGCGCCAGACGGCGAGCGCCGCCGCGGCCGCGAGGGCGATGGGGCGCCAGCCCGGCAGCTCCGACGCGATGATCCAGCTCGTGGCCGCCAGGAGCGCGATGGTGACGGGGGCCATGCCCGCCTTGAACGCGAGCACCGCGCGGTGATGCTGGCGGGCGTGCCCCCAGCGCCCGACCGCGACGGCGAGCATCGACGAGGGCGCCAGCACCGCCAGTTGCGCGCAGACCGCGCCGGCGAGCCCCGCGGCCTGGAACCCCAGCAGCGCGACGTACAGCGTGTTCGGACCCGGCGCGGCCTGGGCGATGGCGATGGACGAGGCGAACTGCGCGTCGTCGAGGAGCGCCAGCCGGCCGACGACCAGCCGGTGCAGATCGGGCGCGATGGCGAGCGCGCCGCCCACCTGCAGCAGCGAGAGCAGGAGGACCTGGCCCAGCAAGACCGCCCAGCCCAGGGTGCTCATCGGCCGCCGCCGACGCGTCGCCAGGCCAGCCCGAACGCCGCTGGCGCGACCGCGAGCAGGGTCCAGCCGAGCGGCAAGCGCAGGAGCCCCACCAGCGCGAACGACCCGGCGCCGAAGGCGACGCACGCCGGGAGCCCGAGCGGATTGCCGCGGAGCGACGCCCCGAGCTTCAGCGCGGTCCCGGCGATGAGGCCCGCCGACACCGCGCCCATCCCGCGGAGCGCGCCCGCGACCTCGGGGACCGACGCCCAGCGCGCGTACACGGCCACCAGCGAGAGCACGATCGCGAAGGGCACCGCGAGGAGGCCGCCGAGCGCCGCCAGCGCGCCGCGCCAGCCGAAGAACCGATCGCCCAGCATGAGCGCGACGTTGCAGACGTTCGGGCCCGGGAGCACCTGGCCGATCGACAAGAGCTCGACGAACTCCGCGCGGCTCAGCCAGCGCTTGTCCTCGCAGAGCACGCGCTGCGCCACCACGATCACGCCGCCGAAGCCCTGCAGGGCGAGGATCGTGAAGGCGACGAACAGCGCGCGCGGCGAGCCGGGGGCCTGCGCGGCCGGGGGGCGGTGACCGTCGCTCGTCATCCCGGCCAGGCTATCCGCCTGCGGTCCGGCGCGGAACCGCGAATCGTGGCGCCGCCGGGCGCGGCCGCGCCCAGCGCAAGGCTCCTGCACCTGCCCACCGTGAGTCTGATAATGGAGATTATGTCAACTAGGCCCGGGACCGGGGGCGCCCGGGTTCTCACCGTTCCGGCGCGTCCTTCGCGCGGCCGGCAGGTCCCGCGGCGGCGGCCGCCGGGTCGTCCACGCCCGGGGTCGTCTCCTGCTCCGCCGCCTCGTGCCGGCACAGCCCGTTGCGCGCCAGCACCTTCACGATCCGCATCGAGCCGAGGCTGTCTCCGACCGCGCACGGGCACCGCTCGGTGTCCTGGCACGTGAGCCGGGTCTGGATGGCGTTGAGCGCCTCGGTCAGCTCGCGCTTCACGCGCCGGAGCCGGTCGAGCCGCCGCTGCGCTTGCTCGATGTGCGAGACGAGCACGTGCTCGAAGCGCGCGGCGAACTCGGCGGCGGTCGCGCAGCCCGCGCGCAGGTCCAGCACCGCGCGGATCTCGGACAGCGGCAGTCCGAGCTCGCGCAGGTCGGCGATGAGGCGCAGCTTCTCCAGGTCCTGGGCCGTGTACCGGCGGTGACCGCCCTCGCTCACCTCGGCGGGCCGGAGCAGCCCTTGCTCCTCGTAGAAGCGGATGGTCCGGACGGTGTTACCCGTCGCCCGCGCCAGATCGCCCGACGAAAACTCCGCCGTATCCACGAGCCGTCCCGCCCTTTCCGCTCACGGACCTAACGAGTCGACGTCAGGCTGTCAACGCGACGGGCGCCACGGCTGCGGGCGCTAGGCCCCCTTGAACGCGGCGGGCCGCTTCTCCAGGAAGGCGCGCATCCCCTCGCGCGCGTCCTCCGTGGCGAACGTCCCCGAGAACGCCTGCCGCTCCAGCTCGTTCGCGACCGGCAGCGCCACGTCGGCACCCGCCACCACCGCCCGCTTCGCCTGGGCCACCGCCAGCGGGCCGCGGCTCGCGATCTTCCGCGCCTGCTCCTTCACGAACGGGAGGAGCCGGTCGGCGGGCAGGACGTCCAGCACGAGGCCCATCTCCTTCGCCCGCGCCGCGTCGTAGTGGTCGCCGGTCATGATCATCTCGAGCGCGCGCATGGCGCCCACCCGCCGGGCCAGCCGCTGCGTGCCGCCGAACCCCGGGATGATGCCCAGGTTCACCTCCGGCTGCCCGAAGCGCGCCCGCTCGCCGGCGTAGACGAGGTCGCAGGCGAGCGCCACCTCGCAGCCGCCGCCGAGCGCGAAGCCGTTCACGGCGGCCAGCACCGGCACCGGGAGCGCCTCGAGGCGCGCCAGCACGCCGTGCGCGCGCTCCGCGAAGCGCCGCGCGGCGGCGGGCGTCATCTGCGCCATGGCGGCGATGTCGGCCCCGGCCACGAACGCCTTCTCGCCGGCGCCGGTGAGCACGAGCGCCCGCGCCGCCCCGGCCTCCACCTCGGCCACGACCTGCCCCAGCTCCTCGATGGTCTGCGCGTCGAGCGCGTTCAGCACCTTGGGCCGGTTGAAGGTGGCGAGCCCGACCCCGTCCTCGACCTGCCACAGGAGGTTCTGCAGCGCCATGGCGTTGCCTTTCCGCCGCCCGCGGCGGCGCTAGTCGTAACGGTAGAAGCCGCGTCCGGACTTCTTCCCCAGCCAGCCCGCCGCCACGTACTGGCGCAGGACCGGCGCCGGCCGGTACTTGTCGTCGCCGAGCTCGCGGTGCAGCACCTCGGCGATGAAGAGGCAGGTGTCGAGGCCGATGAAGTCGGCCAGCGTGAGCGGGCCCATCGGGTGGTTGAGGCCCAGCCGCACGCCGGTGTCGATGTCCTCGGGGCTGGCGAGCCCCTCCTCCAGCGCGAAGCACGCCTCGTTGAGGAGCGGGATGAGCACGCGGTTCACCACGAACCCGGGGCGGTCCTTCGAGGTGATGGTGGTCTTCCCGAAGCGCTTCGCGAGCTCCATGACCGCCTGGTAGGTGGCGTCGCTCGTCTGCAGCCCGCGGACGATCTCGATGAGCTGCATCACCGGCGGCGGGTTCATGAAGTGCATCCCGACGAACCGCTCGGGCCGCCGCGTGGCCGCCGCCAGCGCCGTGATGGAGACGCTCGAGGTGTTCGAGGCGAGGATCGCCTCGGGCGGCAGCAGCGCGTCCGCGCGGCGGAAGAGCTCCTTCTTCGCGCCCTCGTTCTCGACGATTGCCTCGACGAGGAGCTGGGCCCGCCCGCAGTCCTCGAGCCGCTCGGCCGCGCGCAGCCGGGCGAGCAGCGCCGTCCGGTCGCCCGCGCCGAGCTTGCCCTTCTCGACCAGCTTCTGGAGGGAGCCGCCGATCCGCGCCAGGCCCTTCTGCGCCAGCTCGGGCGTCGCGTCCGCGAGCACCACCTCGATGCCGGCCTGCGCCGCGACCTGGGCGATGCCGGAGCCCATCTGGCCCGCGCCCACGACGGCCATCCGCTCGATCACCATGCGTGCGCCTCCCGTCCCGCCAGGTGTAGGAGAGCCCCGCAGCCTTGTCAACGCGCCCCGCGGAGGGGGCGCGGCCCCTCCCCCGCCGGCTCAGGAGGCGGGGATGACGACGGTTCCGCTCTCGCTGACGGTGAAGCTGCGCTCGAGCTCCCGCGGCGCCCCCGGACCGAGCAGGCGGAGCCGGGCCCGGTACGCGCCGTCCGGCAGGCGCACGCGGTGGCTGGCCTGGCCGTCCGGGCCCACCCGCAGCTCGGCCCGGCGGACCACC
This Anaeromyxobacter diazotrophicus DNA region includes the following protein-coding sequences:
- a CDS encoding outer membrane protein assembly factor BamB family protein; protein product: MSLLALVLAAQASVATQLPPAPVRLWTVRWQKQLVEPVSLEWKARESGGPAVDATTGRLVVGTRDGWLRAYSAEGELAWELRAGGRFEAPPRIEGDAVYAGSSDGFLYAVDLGSGQLRWKYDAQEEVGTTPAVAAGLVVAMTLQDTLVAVDAKTGAWRWHHRREQREGFTIHGAAAPVVAGPVVYGAWSDGHVAALDLLTGTVQWERLVAPKGDFTDVDALRVQGGRLFAAAYSGAVYALDAKTGQQAWEVKTPAPSRLALGAGLLVAVTNTQVLGIAPADGAVRWTLPLDGAPAGEPVVLNGRAAVPNGGGLLWIDTRQGRVLRVFDPGTGVSASPGWVGSRLYVLSNGGDLLALDLS
- a CDS encoding (deoxy)nucleoside triphosphate pyrophosphohydrolase, translating into MRRVRVVAAVIRRGRELLVSRRLEGAERGGLWEFPGGKVEPGESEPDALRREIAEELGCELEVGELVLRHHHRYPDLEVELAFYACALPAGVEPRPLGVAAIEWAEEGTLATRPFCEADVPVLPLLERA
- a CDS encoding alpha-hydroxy-acid oxidizing protein, with amino-acid sequence MNQNDRREIQKPAVTRRDFFKTAAVSAGAMAVAGLAVKVEAAEAAGPAAAPAAAAGAPAAAAPGGKTLPEVMKAAREKLYPKCRVCPECDGQACSGEVPGMGGIGTGKAFRNNLEALASYGLAMKTFHDVKKPDTSITLFGEKLSMPILSAITGGVTYNMGLKGKVTEEEYMEGVIGGCIAAGTLGFAADGIEDPVTTYATRLAVIKKFGGKGLAQVKPRAQVDIIERMHMVEASGAKAIFIDIDSAGRAARCKPPQIVEPKTPAQLRELVKATKLPFVIKGVMTPEEAQLAVDVGAAGIVVSNHGGRVLDHTPGTAKVLPAIAKAVKGRTLVFADGGVRYGSDVLKLLALGANAVLVGRPVLRGSVGGGAEGVKLVLEKMRSELVDAMVLTGTASVKKVSRSILA
- a CDS encoding substrate-binding domain-containing protein; this translates as MKKLMLGLAALAAALAGPAGATPDGKALLYGGAGQGKVIFDGRLHASRGYACKSCHADLFPARKQALISMDDHGNGTKCFACHDGRTASFDCQSCHRDPAAAAKQPPVRIHGAASVFDSVVSPYRSAVEKATGISLAVDKNNAGKGMKELAEGKCDLAMVSASLEASLAAARSAGLQQAPADLRMHLIATSEVVFVVHPSNPVKTLSWEQLKDIHTGKVASWKELGGKDQPIAVYTDAAASATRGLVKQVVMGNADYAPAARAVGFVKEVNDRVAQDEAGVGALGLEFADPKQVAIVQTKKVERPLAFVTIGAPSEQVQRVIDAFRAEAKARAK
- a CDS encoding response regulator, translating into MTATTPRALLLHGDRRTRQLLRRGLACHGFEVLTAADGERGLTVLLDELLDLDVLVLDADLPRRDGWSLLRLIRSAGGERDLRVVVVGRGLDPARCAQLRWLGADAALDLAQGAERIADAAEGTAVPSWPALACA
- a CDS encoding DEAD/DEAH box helicase encodes the protein MNPTSFAALKLSPQSLQALDRAGFEHPTPIQAGAIPPALEGRDVIGTAATGTGKTAAFLLPIIERLAGKPGTRALVLAPTRELALQIGEELERFGRNRRVGGTVVIGGVGLGGQKAALQEGRSVVIATPGRLVDHLQQGHARLDGIEVLVLDEADRMLDMGFKPQLDRILARLPKKRQTLLFSATMAGEVADFARAHLREPVRVEVARSGTTAARAEQQVFLAPQTEKLALLLALLERDDVSTLVFTRTKRRADRVAKGLDRAGHKVARIHADRSQAQRRSALDGFKDGTYRVLVATDIAARGIDVAEIGHVVNFDLPHVPEDYVHRIGRTARNQASGRASSFTSPEEQDLLRAIERLTRAPIPRAEVPREEATFQAELARTAREGPLPSGAPRAGRQAQAARRSSGGRGQGARPGASAHHSAAAGSGEGAKPRRIGSWSPRRR
- a CDS encoding B12-binding domain-containing radical SAM protein, translating into MIRPPGCRALLVSPRFAGTSFWNYRRTCELLGARYSAAPLGIITVAALLPAEWELRLVDRNVEELRDEDLRWADVVLTGGMLPQRKDVLALVERAHAHGKPVVVGGPDPTCVPDAYGAADFRVLGEAEEILADFVAAWRAGATSGTFTATRFPDLARSPVPRFDLLKLEHYLHVGVQFSRGCPFGCEFCNVIELNGRAPRTKGTAQLLRELDALRALGYRGHVDFVDDNLIGQRKAVKPFLKELAAWTRARRRPFEFTTEASLDLGSDPELLALLRDANFFAVFVGIETPDPAALLASNKRQNLRRDIAASVRAIHGAGLFVNAGFIVGFDAEGAGVADAMVGCIEAAGIPVCMVGLLFALRGTQLARRLAAEGRLGAEVVYEAEDADQCTSGLNFTTLRPRREVLRDYREVLARVYAPAAFFARARRVGRELDRSAQSVRPSVRNVLRDLRGFFGMLWLQGVRDRAVRGEWWRTVADALTHNPAALKIVLSFAALYLHLGPYSRELIRKLDEEIAALPPPAPPGARQAGAPAGPAGEA
- a CDS encoding chromate transporter; the encoded protein is MSTLGWAVLLGQVLLLSLLQVGGALAIAPDLHRLVVGRLALLDDAQFASSIAIAQAAPGPNTLYVALLGFQAAGLAGAVCAQLAVLAPSSMLAVAVGRWGHARQHHRAVLAFKAGMAPVTIALLAATSWIIASELPGWRPIALAAAAALAVWRTRLHILWLMALGALAGALGWV
- a CDS encoding chromate transporter, giving the protein MTSDGHRPPAAQAPGSPRALFVAFTILALQGFGGVIVVAQRVLCEDKRWLSRAEFVELLSIGQVLPGPNVCNVALMLGDRFFGWRGALAALGGLLAVPFAIVLSLVAVYARWASVPEVAGALRGMGAVSAGLIAGTALKLGASLRGNPLGLPACVAFGAGSFALVGLLRLPLGWTLLAVAPAAFGLAWRRVGGGR
- a CDS encoding MerR family transcriptional regulator codes for the protein MDTAEFSSGDLARATGNTVRTIRFYEEQGLLRPAEVSEGGHRRYTAQDLEKLRLIADLRELGLPLSEIRAVLDLRAGCATAAEFAARFEHVLVSHIEQAQRRLDRLRRVKRELTEALNAIQTRLTCQDTERCPCAVGDSLGSMRIVKVLARNGLCRHEAAEQETTPGVDDPAAAAAGPAGRAKDAPER